One window of Quercus robur chromosome 5, dhQueRobu3.1, whole genome shotgun sequence genomic DNA carries:
- the LOC126728424 gene encoding uncharacterized protein LOC126728424 produces MSVWNPSVSGPFQYSSVAISVEATFGTDFEQIQLGWTVNPNVYGDTRTHWFFQMTNKRVPHCHNLACLGFVQTNTKVPVGSVIEKVSDYGTADQVVLSFSMIWDGAASPRTGKWWVYFNTELDPIGYFPDELFFELNSGADTLKWGGYVFTGPNDNASPQMGSGKFDNGIYQRTAYMTNVQYIDANNRLVRSPNNIQTAESRCFLEGDESYKDDTIEYTFCFGGKGGIRDYCYHGAR; encoded by the exons ATGAGTGTATGGAATCCAAGTGTTAGTGGACCTTTCCAATATAGTTCAGTTGCAATCTCAGTTGAAGCAACGTTTGGAACTGACTTCGAACAAATACAACTTGGGTGGACT GTAAACCCAAACGTGTATGGTGATACACGCACCCATTGGTTTTTTCAAATGACT AACAAAAGAGTTCCACATTGTCATAATCTTGCTTGCTTGGGGTTCGTACAAACTAATACCAAAGTACCAGTTGGAAGTGTTATAGAGAAGGTCTCTGATTACGGTACCGCTGATCAAGTGGTTCTGTCTTTCTCCATGATTTGG GATGGAGCAGCTTCACCTAGAACTGGAAAATGGTGGGTGTATTTTAATACTGAACTTGATCCAATTGGATATTTTCCAGACGAACTATTTTTTGAGTTAAATTCAGGAGCTGACACATTGAAATGGGGAGGCTATGTTTTCACTGGGCCAAATGATAATGCTAGCCCTCAAATGGGTAGTGGAAAATTTGATAATGGAATATATCAGCGAACTGCTTACATGACTAATGTACAATATATAGATGCCAATAATCGACTAGTTCGCTCGCCAAATAATATTCAAACTGCCGAGTCTCGTTGTTTCCTTGAAGGGGATGAATCATACAAAGACGACACAATAGAATATACCTTTTGTTTTGGCGGAAAAGGTGGCATACGAGATTATTGTTATCATGGTGCACGttga